In the Peptoclostridium acidaminophilum DSM 3953 genome, one interval contains:
- a CDS encoding TVP38/TMEM64 family protein, producing the protein MKKSTYLKIGIILAIALVYAFAEPVQRNVKQAFFIMGNLDVGLVKGYINSFGILAPTVSFLLMVFQSVMAPLPAFLITFANASLFGWVKGALLSWSSAMAGAALCFYIAKFYGRGTVEKLTSKFALESVDGFFEKYGKYAILVARLLPFMSFDIVSYAAGLTSMSFWSFFWATGLGQLPATIIYSYIGEMLSGGIKMFVIGLLTLFSLSVLIFMFKKIWDEKNAKKILKEGDEKSA; encoded by the coding sequence ATGAAAAAATCAACATATTTAAAGATAGGAATAATACTGGCGATCGCACTTGTGTACGCTTTTGCAGAGCCTGTACAAAGGAACGTAAAGCAGGCATTTTTCATAATGGGAAACCTGGATGTGGGGCTTGTGAAGGGATACATAAATTCTTTCGGTATACTCGCGCCGACGGTATCATTCCTGCTCATGGTATTCCAGTCCGTAATGGCGCCGCTTCCCGCATTTCTTATAACCTTTGCCAATGCGAGTCTTTTTGGCTGGGTCAAGGGAGCGCTGCTTTCATGGTCTAGCGCCATGGCCGGAGCCGCACTTTGTTTTTATATAGCAAAGTTCTATGGAAGAGGCACTGTGGAAAAGCTCACAAGCAAATTCGCGCTCGAAAGCGTCGACGGGTTTTTCGAAAAATACGGCAAGTATGCGATACTGGTAGCCAGACTTTTGCCGTTCATGTCATTTGACATTGTAAGCTATGCGGCAGGATTGACATCAATGAGCTTCTGGTCGTTCTTCTGGGCGACAGGGCTTGGACAGCTTCCAGCAACAATAATATATTCTTACATCGGGGAAATGCTTTCCGGGGGAATAAAGATGTTTGTGATTGGACTTCTCACACTCTTCTCGCTGAGCGTACTCATATTCATGTTCAAAAAGATTTGGGATGAAAAAAATGCAAAAAAAATTTTAAAAGAAGGAGATGAAAAAAGTGCGTAA
- a CDS encoding LysO family transporter, giving the protein MFAGIAIGYFRGMNEKEKKINSTLQQAGLIFLLFSMGCAIGANKDILSNILKIGKVSASFALLTSLFSIAFVFLITSKLMKGAE; this is encoded by the coding sequence TTGTTTGCTGGCATCGCCATAGGCTACTTCCGGGGGATGAACGAGAAGGAGAAAAAGATAAATTCGACGCTGCAGCAGGCGGGACTGATATTTCTGCTTTTTTCAATGGGCTGCGCAATAGGGGCCAATAAGGACATACTCTCCAACATATTGAAGATAGGCAAGGTTTCTGCTTCCTTTGCTTTGCTGACCTCACTGTTTAGCATAGCATTCGTATTCCTTATAACCTCAAAACTTATGAAGGGAGCTGAGTAG
- a CDS encoding CoA-disulfide reductase, whose protein sequence is MMILSGEKIIVLGGNAAGMSAASKAARMDRSLKITVYQSGNMVSYAPCGLPYYVGGLVADKASLIARTPEKFRESLGIDIRLNCRAVKVIPESKKVVVVDESSGNMIEDWYDKLVIAVGAKPVFPDFPGKGLENVFTVTKIDDAVKIKEALEAESIEDIVIAGSGYIGLEMLENFIRLGKRVRVIDRNNHVLSTFEGEISELIEAEIGKYDNVTLSMGESFEEILGASKVEAVKTDRATYKADMLIMALGIRPDTEFLRETGIGMLPNGAIAIDRKMKSSLEDIYAAGDCAGVYHRILGDNQYIALGTVANKQGRILGENLAGGSREFPGVIGSVVTRIMDLTIARTGIGESAAREKGFNVGTNFIKAKNHAGYYPGASPVYIKLIYETGSGRLLGAQLAGKSGVALRADVFAVAIQAGMTLDEIGYLDLVYAPPFAGVWDAVNIAANSSKNQE, encoded by the coding sequence GTGATGATTTTGAGCGGTGAAAAGATAATCGTATTAGGAGGCAACGCAGCAGGCATGAGCGCGGCTTCGAAGGCTGCAAGGATGGACAGGAGCCTCAAGATAACTGTATACCAAAGCGGCAACATGGTTTCATACGCTCCCTGCGGGCTTCCATACTATGTGGGCGGTCTTGTGGCCGACAAGGCTTCTCTCATAGCGCGCACTCCCGAAAAATTCCGCGAGAGCCTGGGAATCGATATAAGATTGAATTGCAGGGCTGTAAAGGTTATCCCGGAATCAAAAAAAGTAGTTGTAGTGGATGAGTCCTCAGGCAATATGATTGAAGACTGGTATGACAAGCTTGTAATTGCCGTAGGCGCCAAGCCCGTATTCCCGGACTTTCCGGGCAAGGGCCTTGAGAATGTCTTTACGGTCACTAAAATAGACGATGCCGTGAAAATAAAAGAGGCTCTTGAGGCCGAAAGTATAGAAGACATAGTTATAGCCGGAAGCGGCTACATCGGCCTTGAGATGCTCGAAAACTTCATAAGGCTTGGCAAAAGAGTCAGGGTGATTGACAGGAACAATCATGTGCTCTCGACATTCGAAGGTGAAATCAGCGAGCTCATAGAAGCGGAGATAGGCAAATACGACAATGTGACGCTCAGCATGGGCGAGAGCTTCGAGGAGATACTGGGAGCTTCGAAGGTTGAGGCGGTGAAAACAGACAGGGCCACATACAAGGCCGACATGCTCATTATGGCGCTCGGCATACGCCCCGACACTGAATTCCTGCGCGAGACCGGCATAGGCATGCTTCCAAACGGAGCCATAGCCATAGACAGGAAGATGAAGAGCAGCCTCGAGGATATATACGCAGCAGGAGACTGCGCAGGAGTCTACCACAGAATTCTTGGCGACAACCAGTATATAGCGCTCGGCACTGTCGCCAACAAGCAGGGCAGGATACTCGGCGAGAATCTAGCCGGCGGCTCAAGGGAGTTTCCGGGAGTCATAGGCTCAGTTGTCACAAGGATAATGGATTTAACCATAGCAAGGACAGGCATAGGAGAAAGCGCCGCCAGGGAGAAGGGCTTCAATGTCGGCACCAATTTTATAAAAGCCAAAAACCACGCCGGCTACTACCCCGGCGCAAGCCCTGTATACATCAAGCTCATATATGAAACTGGCTCAGGACGTCTGCTTGGCGCGCAGCTTGCAGGCAAGAGCGGCGTAGCGCTCAGGGCCGACGTGTTCGCAGTGGCAATACAAGCCGGCATGACTCTCGATGAGATAGGCTATCTCGATCTTGTATATGCACCTCCTTTTGCAGGTGTCTGGGACGCCGTAAACATCGCCGCGAATTCATCCAAGAATCAAGAATAA
- a CDS encoding lysine exporter LysO family protein — protein sequence MSFAIIAAILAGVVSGMFIMPESFLQNTDLLATVSLNALLLLIGIEVGSNRNVMSDIKKSGLASLVVPVSIITGSLIGGLVAGLIFGLPHNISLSIASGFGWYSLSGIMLTKLANAQVGTIAFMTNVFREIFAVISIPYIAKYLNHYSAIAPAGATSMDTTLPLISKATSPSVVVVSFINGVLLSSLVPFFVTFFFSI from the coding sequence GTGTCTTTTGCCATAATAGCCGCAATACTCGCGGGCGTAGTATCAGGCATGTTCATAATGCCCGAGAGCTTCTTGCAAAATACCGACCTGCTGGCGACCGTATCTCTCAATGCCCTGCTTCTTCTTATTGGCATAGAAGTCGGCTCCAACAGGAACGTTATGAGCGACATAAAAAAAAGCGGACTCGCATCGCTCGTAGTGCCGGTTTCAATAATAACAGGTAGCCTTATAGGCGGTCTTGTCGCAGGCTTAATATTCGGATTGCCGCACAACATAAGCCTGTCGATAGCCTCAGGCTTTGGCTGGTACAGCCTCTCCGGCATAATGCTTACAAAGCTTGCCAACGCGCAGGTTGGGACCATAGCCTTCATGACCAACGTGTTCAGGGAGATCTTTGCTGTAATATCAATACCCTACATAGCCAAATATCTGAATCACTATTCGGCTATAGCTCCGGCAGGAGCCACTTCCATGGACACCACCCTGCCGCTTATCTCCAAGGCCACATCGCCGTCTGTGGTTGTGGTTTCCTTCATAAACGGTGTGCTTCTCAGCTCGCTGGTTCCGTTTTTTGTGACTTTCTTTTTCTCGATATAG
- a CDS encoding (Fe-S)-binding protein, whose product MTTFNTPENIKQKSLEYEMRCIDCRACMKNCPMLDEFCTSPKELLGRIGSADTQPLELPYSCSLCQYCARVCPRDIDFSALFHPMREHIVASGSVSSKPLSKGLSVVANHQKLSFSKVFSSSFPKAGKKAKTAFIPGCSLASYSPELVISSHKYLQRKIGDVGLIIQCCGKPTLSVGDLEKFSDYYSRLEKMMDKMGCDTVITSCQNCYKTIAKYSPHIKVVSLWEVMADLGVPEKAAGVGRGIDAMFALHDPCPTRNVASMHEAVREIVRQLGLNMVEFESNRSLTACCGQGGMIGLTSPKLGVRQMKKRASEGKEADYIITYCESCVESMQSADAKSLHILDIVFGDNFEGRDLNQIRPGFAGKWLNRYRIKRLTDRLD is encoded by the coding sequence ATGACAACATTTAATACACCTGAAAATATAAAGCAAAAGTCGCTCGAATATGAAATGAGATGCATAGACTGCAGGGCCTGCATGAAGAACTGTCCCATGCTCGATGAGTTCTGCACATCGCCAAAGGAGCTTCTTGGCCGCATAGGCTCAGCTGACACTCAGCCGCTGGAGCTTCCCTATTCATGCTCCCTCTGCCAGTACTGCGCAAGAGTGTGCCCAAGGGACATAGATTTTTCAGCGCTATTCCATCCGATGAGAGAGCATATAGTAGCTTCAGGGAGTGTAAGCTCCAAGCCTCTGTCCAAAGGGCTCTCAGTAGTTGCAAACCACCAAAAGCTGAGTTTTTCTAAGGTTTTCTCCTCCAGCTTCCCAAAAGCTGGCAAAAAAGCAAAAACGGCCTTCATCCCGGGCTGCAGCCTGGCATCATACAGCCCTGAGCTTGTAATTTCATCCCACAAATATCTTCAAAGAAAAATCGGGGATGTAGGCCTTATAATCCAGTGCTGTGGAAAGCCAACACTTTCAGTGGGTGACTTGGAAAAATTCAGCGACTACTACTCCCGTCTTGAAAAGATGATGGACAAAATGGGCTGTGACACTGTAATAACGTCGTGCCAGAACTGCTACAAGACCATAGCTAAATACAGCCCCCATATAAAGGTAGTATCACTTTGGGAGGTTATGGCAGACCTTGGGGTTCCCGAAAAGGCAGCCGGCGTCGGACGCGGCATAGATGCCATGTTTGCGCTGCACGATCCGTGCCCCACTAGAAATGTAGCCTCCATGCATGAAGCCGTAAGAGAAATAGTCCGTCAGCTCGGCCTAAATATGGTAGAGTTTGAAAGCAACAGGTCACTCACAGCCTGCTGCGGCCAGGGCGGTATGATAGGCCTTACAAGTCCCAAGCTGGGTGTAAGGCAGATGAAAAAAAGAGCCTCCGAAGGAAAGGAAGCCGACTATATAATAACTTACTGTGAATCGTGCGTTGAATCCATGCAAAGCGCCGATGCAAAATCGCTCCACATACTCGACATTGTATTTGGGGATAATTTTGAAGGCAGGGATTTGAACCAGATAAGACCAGGCTTTGCTGGCAAGTGGCTCAACAGATACAGGATAAAAAGGCTCACAGACAGGCTGGATTAG
- a CDS encoding rhodanese-like domain-containing protein gives MGIRSGYVSSILRAVGFEKVRNYEASIYEWSADQSMPMAK, from the coding sequence ATGGGTATAAGATCAGGATATGTATCCTCGATCCTCAGAGCCGTTGGCTTTGAAAAAGTTAGAAACTACGAAGCTTCTATATACGAATGGTCTGCAGACCAGAGTATGCCTATGGCGAAGTAG
- a CDS encoding DUF523 domain-containing protein: METVLREKIKVGISACMYGCEVRYNKKGWSMLEYLGRGQSEFIWHPVCPECMAGLGVPREPIRISGGNGIDVWEGKARIKGRSGEDVTERVKHGAQVCMEMLKSAGVYVYIFMEGSPSCGVYRTTLKNKRIGKPPGVFGALLLKEGFFLIPAADLQSPVRWWDWKRRLNAFAWLRSVELRSKTDIYDMWHTIKFICQELDNEEAREIGKMLAKNDWEFSPDYAEDLRNSLLMLLRRPSSLPKIKHMLWKHYIFYKKKSGMDVDEIMRPEELRNMTHIASELMIMERKAAETGLMFGSAPIQYKGR; the protein is encoded by the coding sequence ATGGAAACGGTGCTGAGGGAGAAGATCAAAGTCGGCATAAGCGCATGCATGTACGGCTGCGAGGTAAGATACAATAAAAAAGGATGGAGCATGCTTGAATATCTGGGGAGGGGGCAAAGCGAATTCATATGGCATCCCGTATGCCCGGAATGCATGGCGGGTCTTGGAGTACCGCGTGAACCCATAAGGATTTCAGGCGGGAACGGAATCGATGTGTGGGAGGGGAAAGCCAGGATAAAGGGCAGAAGCGGCGAGGATGTAACAGAGAGAGTGAAGCATGGTGCCCAAGTATGCATGGAAATGCTGAAGAGCGCAGGTGTTTATGTCTACATATTCATGGAAGGGAGCCCTTCCTGCGGTGTTTACAGGACAACTCTCAAAAATAAAAGAATAGGAAAGCCGCCAGGGGTGTTCGGCGCGCTCCTTTTGAAAGAAGGCTTTTTCCTGATACCGGCGGCCGACCTTCAAAGTCCGGTGAGATGGTGGGACTGGAAAAGAAGGCTGAATGCGTTTGCTTGGCTCAGAAGTGTAGAGCTAAGATCAAAAACCGACATATACGATATGTGGCACACTATCAAATTTATCTGCCAGGAGCTTGACAACGAGGAAGCCAGAGAAATAGGAAAAATGCTGGCCAAAAATGACTGGGAGTTTAGCCCCGATTATGCGGAGGATCTGAGAAACAGCCTGCTGATGCTTCTTAGAAGACCTTCAAGCCTTCCTAAGATAAAGCACATGCTCTGGAAGCACTATATATTCTACAAGAAAAAATCCGGCATGGATGTGGATGAGATAATGAGGCCGGAAGAGTTAAGAAATATGACACATATAGCAAGTGAGCTTATGATTATGGAGAGGAAAGCTGCAGAGACTGGTTTAATGTTCGGCTCGGCGCCCATACAGTATAAGGGCAGGTAG
- a CDS encoding RNA-guided endonuclease InsQ/TnpB family protein, whose product MIRCHKTDFYSTKSDLDRLFACNRISAEIWNACLAVSKDYSLENGGKWIGKSQLQAEMKGKFPLHSQSVQAVCHKYLFARDAARAANLKGYKNKYPYKSKKHYNTKWIDKAFKVFPNGKIELSMGIAHGKRQKPITIWCKYVPVGDIKEIELVYDMGLMVSMSYDDYAGEAENAGTLKVGVDLGEIHSIAAFCESGESLIITGRKLRSIHRLRNKKLAELQRLMSRCKKGSRQWRRYNQAKQYILSKSEKQLKDALHKSSRKFADWCLTNAVGEVAVGKVEGVQRNTKGKLRKKESQKLSNWAFGRLQAYMEYKLNACGIAMSKIDESYTTQTCPVCGKRKKTSGRSYKCKCGYSCHRDIHGARNILSKHIHGGWITYVADIANITYLRIA is encoded by the coding sequence ATGATTAGATGCCACAAAACAGACTTTTACTCAACCAAGTCCGACCTCGACAGGCTTTTTGCGTGCAACCGCATTTCTGCCGAGATTTGGAATGCCTGTCTTGCCGTCTCAAAGGACTACTCCCTTGAAAACGGCGGAAAGTGGATAGGCAAGTCCCAGCTTCAAGCCGAAATGAAGGGCAAGTTCCCCCTTCACAGCCAATCGGTGCAAGCTGTTTGCCACAAATACCTGTTCGCCAGAGATGCAGCCCGTGCCGCTAATCTCAAGGGCTACAAGAACAAATACCCCTACAAGAGCAAAAAGCACTACAACACCAAATGGATTGACAAGGCTTTCAAGGTTTTCCCTAACGGGAAAATAGAGCTTTCCATGGGCATAGCCCACGGAAAGAGGCAAAAACCCATAACCATCTGGTGCAAGTATGTCCCCGTCGGGGACATCAAGGAGATAGAGCTTGTCTACGACATGGGGCTCATGGTCTCTATGAGCTACGACGACTACGCAGGAGAAGCTGAAAACGCCGGCACTCTCAAAGTCGGCGTAGACCTTGGCGAGATACACTCTATCGCCGCCTTCTGCGAAAGCGGAGAGAGCTTAATTATAACAGGCAGAAAGCTCCGAAGTATACACAGGCTCAGAAACAAGAAACTCGCAGAGCTTCAAAGGCTTATGAGCAGGTGCAAGAAGGGTTCACGCCAGTGGAGACGTTATAACCAGGCCAAGCAGTACATCTTGTCCAAGTCCGAAAAACAACTGAAGGACGCCCTGCACAAGTCTAGCAGGAAGTTTGCCGATTGGTGCTTAACCAATGCTGTGGGAGAAGTCGCCGTGGGCAAGGTCGAAGGCGTCCAACGTAACACCAAGGGCAAGCTTAGGAAAAAGGAATCCCAAAAGCTCTCGAACTGGGCGTTCGGCAGGCTCCAAGCCTACATGGAGTACAAGCTCAACGCATGCGGCATAGCCATGTCCAAGATTGATGAAAGCTACACAACGCAGACATGCCCTGTCTGCGGCAAGAGGAAGAAGACCTCTGGCAGAAGCTACAAGTGCAAATGCGGCTACAGCTGCCACCGTGACATCCACGGGGCAAGAAACATCCTCTCCAAGCATATCCACGGAGGGTGGATAACATATGTAGCCGACATTGCGAATATAACGTATCTACGGATAGCATAG
- a CDS encoding CCA tRNA nucleotidyltransferase, with protein MIEIKVPKDVLDIIDTLTERGHEAYVVGGCIRDSLMGHRVNDWDISTSAEPEEVMSVFGNIEGFRVIPTGLKHGTVTVLYNGVHYEITTHRIEGEYSDRRRPDSVSFTKDVQDDLSRRDFTINAMAYSHENGIVDPFGGMDDIERGVVRCVGDPDRRFDEDALRMFRAVRFATQLEFEIEENTFASILRNKRHACCVSVERIRQEFDKLLLSRVPSKGIRLLVDTGLMEYISPEVYEMVGFDQRHPYHDKDLFEHTMVVLDNTPQTLNVRLAALFHDIGKPRCMELDERGIAHYYGHDDVGAELTISILRRLRYDKRTIEAVEGLIREHMDQLEGFSKKGIKRFINRLGRQNLEDYFSLIYADVLGCKEPFDFGYLEDFKERVHNVLMGKEPMTISDLAVNGHDLIALGFPQSKVMSDTIHYLFDTVLGHPELNERKLLLDLAAKKLEEYKAAQDENQSEL; from the coding sequence ATGATAGAGATAAAGGTTCCCAAGGATGTTTTGGACATTATAGACACGCTCACAGAGAGAGGTCACGAGGCATACGTCGTGGGAGGCTGCATAAGGGACAGCCTTATGGGACACAGGGTCAACGACTGGGACATCTCCACATCGGCCGAGCCGGAGGAGGTTATGAGCGTATTTGGAAATATCGAAGGCTTCCGCGTAATACCAACAGGCCTTAAGCACGGGACTGTGACGGTTCTATACAACGGAGTCCACTATGAAATAACAACCCACAGGATTGAAGGCGAGTACAGCGACAGGAGAAGGCCCGACAGCGTAAGCTTCACAAAGGATGTCCAGGACGACCTTTCAAGGCGCGACTTCACTATAAACGCCATGGCATACAGCCATGAAAACGGCATAGTAGACCCCTTCGGGGGCATGGATGACATAGAAAGAGGCGTTGTGCGCTGCGTGGGAGATCCGGACAGGCGCTTCGACGAGGATGCCCTGAGGATGTTCAGGGCGGTGAGGTTTGCAACGCAGCTTGAATTCGAAATAGAAGAGAACACATTCGCCTCGATACTCAGGAACAAAAGACATGCATGCTGCGTGAGCGTCGAGAGGATAAGGCAGGAATTCGACAAGCTGCTGCTTTCGAGAGTGCCGTCCAAGGGGATACGCCTGCTAGTCGACACGGGGCTTATGGAGTATATCTCGCCGGAGGTTTACGAGATGGTTGGCTTTGACCAGAGGCACCCCTACCATGACAAGGACCTTTTTGAACACACAATGGTTGTACTCGACAACACGCCTCAGACTCTAAATGTTAGGCTTGCGGCGCTTTTTCACGACATCGGCAAGCCAAGGTGCATGGAGCTTGATGAGAGGGGAATAGCGCATTACTACGGCCACGACGACGTGGGCGCAGAGCTTACAATATCAATACTAAGGCGCTTAAGATACGACAAGAGAACAATAGAAGCCGTTGAGGGCCTCATAAGGGAGCACATGGACCAGCTTGAGGGCTTTTCAAAAAAAGGCATAAAGCGTTTTATCAACAGGCTTGGAAGGCAGAATCTGGAGGACTACTTCAGCCTTATATACGCTGACGTGCTCGGCTGCAAGGAGCCCTTTGACTTTGGCTATCTTGAGGATTTCAAGGAAAGAGTCCACAACGTGCTAATGGGCAAGGAGCCAATGACTATAAGCGACCTTGCCGTGAACGGCCATGATCTGATCGCGCTTGGATTCCCTCAAAGCAAGGTTATGAGTGATACCATACACTACCTTTTTGATACAGTGCTGGGGCATCCGGAACTGAATGAGAGAAAGCTGCTCCTGGATTTGGCTGCGAAAAAGCTCGAGGAATACAAAGCGGCTCAAGACGAGAATCAAAGCGAATTATAA
- the ribD gene encoding bifunctional diaminohydroxyphosphoribosylaminopyrimidine deaminase/5-amino-6-(5-phosphoribosylamino)uracil reductase RibD has product MKNIDEAYMKMALELAKKGWGHVSPNPLVGCVIIKGGEIIGMGYHEKFGQAHAEVNAIRAAGESSRGATLYVNLEPCCHYGKTPPCSELIIKSGLKRVVVGMRDPNPRVLGGGIKQLLDAGIEVETGVLEEESIRLNEIFIKHISKGEPFVILKTAVTMDGRTCTASGDSKWITSDESRRLVHKIRAGVSCIVTGVETVIKDDPMLNVRLEGDWKSPFRIVLDSKGRIPLDSKVLTQDSRNTLVCVTDDAPIHRREMIRGTGAELRVFPKCESGVDLKVLLADIASRGFDSVLVEAGARVNTSFLRSGLVDKVMMFMAPKILTGSESPTWTAGSPPSLMKDALELEGLWAESVGPDILVQGYMKGERSCLLE; this is encoded by the coding sequence TTGAAAAACATAGATGAAGCATACATGAAAATGGCGCTCGAGCTTGCAAAAAAAGGCTGGGGACACGTCAGTCCCAATCCACTCGTGGGCTGCGTAATAATAAAGGGCGGAGAAATCATAGGCATGGGCTACCATGAGAAATTCGGACAGGCCCACGCCGAGGTCAATGCCATAAGAGCTGCAGGTGAGAGCTCGCGCGGAGCGACACTATATGTAAACCTCGAGCCCTGCTGCCACTACGGCAAGACGCCTCCGTGCAGCGAGCTTATAATAAAAAGCGGCCTCAAGAGGGTAGTGGTTGGAATGAGAGACCCAAACCCAAGAGTGCTCGGCGGCGGGATAAAGCAGCTGCTAGACGCGGGAATAGAGGTGGAGACGGGTGTGCTCGAAGAGGAGTCAATTAGGCTCAATGAAATTTTCATAAAGCACATAAGCAAGGGCGAACCCTTCGTAATACTAAAAACGGCCGTCACGATGGACGGGAGGACATGCACTGCTTCCGGCGATTCCAAGTGGATAACGAGCGACGAGTCAAGAAGACTGGTGCACAAGATAAGAGCAGGTGTCTCATGCATTGTCACGGGTGTGGAGACTGTAATAAAGGATGATCCGATGCTCAATGTCAGGCTCGAGGGTGATTGGAAAAGCCCCTTCAGGATAGTGCTCGACAGCAAAGGAAGAATACCTTTGGATTCGAAGGTGCTAACGCAGGATTCCCGCAACACGCTGGTGTGCGTAACGGATGATGCACCTATACACAGAAGGGAAATGATAAGAGGCACCGGCGCAGAGCTGCGAGTGTTTCCAAAGTGCGAAAGCGGCGTAGACCTTAAAGTGCTCTTGGCCGACATTGCATCGAGAGGCTTCGACAGCGTGCTTGTCGAGGCGGGGGCAAGGGTGAACACAAGCTTTCTAAGATCAGGCCTTGTCGACAAGGTGATGATGTTCATGGCGCCTAAGATCCTGACGGGATCGGAGTCGCCGACCTGGACGGCCGGCAGCCCGCCATCGCTCATGAAAGACGCACTGGAGCTTGAAGGCCTATGGGCCGAAAGCGTAGGCCCTGACATACTTGTGCAGGGCTATATGAAAGGAGAGCGATCATGTTTACTGGAATAG
- a CDS encoding sulfurtransferase, translating to MRKNKLFSLAALLVAMMLVLSACASQPAQETNKPEESAAKVDLSGFENSDIFITPQELSGMLDDPNVIIFDGNKPDAYAKGHIPGAISAGFHSFSKIEGKPGDPLWGTSLDKEELTKKLESFGVTNDKTVVFYSDVLTGPGPDGRNLWQMRMAGLDNVKLLYGGLAYWKELGYDITKDQSPAPAPSTGLVLKDFDDSYRATKEYVQENLDKTVIIDVRTEKEFKGSQNAGEARGGHIEGAKWLLWSDLLNENATPKSPEEIKEIMAAAGVTPEDDFVVY from the coding sequence GTGCGTAAAAACAAACTTTTTTCTCTTGCCGCACTGCTTGTTGCAATGATGCTCGTGCTGAGCGCATGCGCATCGCAGCCTGCGCAAGAGACAAATAAGCCTGAAGAATCAGCAGCAAAAGTTGACCTTTCGGGTTTTGAGAATTCAGACATATTCATAACTCCACAGGAGCTAAGTGGAATGCTGGATGATCCAAACGTTATAATATTCGATGGCAACAAGCCGGATGCTTACGCTAAAGGACACATACCAGGCGCAATAAGCGCAGGCTTCCACAGCTTCTCAAAGATCGAGGGCAAGCCGGGAGATCCTCTTTGGGGAACTTCTCTGGACAAGGAGGAGCTTACAAAGAAGCTTGAGTCGTTCGGAGTTACAAACGACAAGACTGTAGTATTCTACTCTGACGTTCTTACAGGTCCCGGACCGGACGGAAGAAACCTGTGGCAGATGAGAATGGCGGGCCTTGACAATGTCAAGCTTCTCTACGGAGGACTGGCATACTGGAAGGAGCTTGGCTATGACATCACAAAAGATCAATCGCCAGCACCGGCGCCTTCGACAGGTCTGGTGCTCAAGGACTTTGACGATAGCTACAGAGCAACAAAGGAATATGTGCAGGAAAACCTTGATAAGACTGTGATAATAGACGTTAGAACAGAAAAAGAATTCAAGGGAAGCCAGAATGCAGGCGAAGCCAGAGGAGGCCACATAGAGGGAGCAAAATGGCTGCTTTGGAGTGATCTTCTAAATGAAAATGCAACTCCAAAGTCTCCGGAGGAAATCAAGGAGATAATGGCGGCTGCAGGCGTTACACCTGAAGATGATTTTGTTGTTTACTGA
- a CDS encoding gamma-glutamyl-gamma-aminobutyrate hydrolase family protein, whose amino-acid sequence MKPLIGITTNFMMGEIGHLAGQERYFLEEDYVRAIEKSGGTCILFPHTSDVENFAKYLELVDGVVLSGGIDINPMFYGDEPLEKTGYFNTKKDFFDVELTKKAMQNHVPILGISRGIQVINVALGGTLYQDVCYKGENVLKHFQESKRGDKSHCITIEAGSWLHSIMGEEKVFVNSFHHQAIKDLGKGLKVVAQSADGIIEAVELEGETFVAGVQWNPECMVDEHKEQLAIFESFIKACSE is encoded by the coding sequence GTGAAACCTTTAATAGGGATAACAACGAATTTCATGATGGGAGAGATTGGCCACCTGGCTGGCCAGGAGAGATACTTTCTTGAAGAGGACTATGTAAGGGCCATAGAAAAATCCGGTGGAACGTGCATACTATTCCCCCATACATCTGATGTCGAGAATTTTGCAAAATACCTTGAGCTTGTAGACGGAGTCGTGCTTTCGGGCGGAATAGATATAAATCCGATGTTCTACGGAGACGAGCCGCTTGAGAAGACAGGCTACTTCAACACCAAAAAGGACTTTTTCGATGTTGAACTTACAAAGAAGGCCATGCAGAACCATGTGCCAATACTTGGAATATCAAGGGGAATACAGGTCATAAACGTGGCCCTGGGAGGAACTCTATATCAGGATGTCTGCTACAAGGGCGAAAACGTACTCAAGCACTTCCAGGAATCCAAAAGGGGTGACAAGTCTCACTGCATAACCATAGAAGCAGGCTCTTGGCTGCATTCCATAATGGGAGAGGAGAAGGTGTTTGTCAACAGCTTCCACCATCAGGCCATAAAGGACCTGGGCAAGGGGCTCAAGGTAGTGGCGCAGTCAGCCGACGGAATAATAGAGGCAGTCGAACTCGAGGGAGAAACCTTCGTGGCAGGCGTGCAGTGGAACCCGGAGTGCATGGTTGACGAGCATAAAGAACAGCTTGCAATATTCGAAAGCTTCATAAAGGCATGCAGCGAATAG